DNA sequence from the Candidatus Sulfuricurvum sp. RIFRC-1 genome:
ACGTGACGCCTCTTCAGGAGCGATCGGTGCATAGAGATGCTCACGGTAGTAGCGGTACACCGCTGGGGTACTGATCTGTATGTCGGGGGTGATAACTTCAAAATCGATCAACGGTTCATTGAATTTTTCGACAATCTCTCCGATTCCGCTGACGTTGGCACTCTCGTACCCGTAAATGAAAAAGGGGACATCGGCACCGACATTTGCACCGATATCGGCAAGTTCTTCGACGGTTAGCCCCAACTCCAATTCCTCATTACACATCCGCAAAAAGGTTGCGGCATCGGAACTGCCTCCGCCTAAACCTGCAAAAGAGGGGATGTTTTTTTCAACGCATACGGCATGGTTCTCAAAGAAAGAGGAAAGATTATCGGAGCGGGTAACGGATTGGAGATATTTATAGGCTTTATAGATGGTATTAGAGTGAACTTCGCAATCAAAATTGCCTCGGATCTCAAATTCAGGAGTCGATTTCGGTTCAAACCAAAGGGTATCAAAAAGGTGATTGACCCGCATAAAACGTGAGCTTAGGGTATGGTAATCTCCCCTCATTCCGGTGATTTTGAGAAAAATATTGACTTTGGCGTAGGCGC
Encoded proteins:
- a CDS encoding 4-(cytidine 5'-diphospho)-2-C-methyl-D-erythritol kinase, with product MIRYRAYAKVNIFLKITGMRGDYHTLSSRFMRVNHLFDTLWFEPKSTPEFEIRGNFDCEVHSNTIYKAYKYLQSVTRSDNLSSFFENHAVCVEKNIPSFAGLGGGSSDAATFLRMCNEELELGLTVEELADIGANVGADVPFFIYGYESANVSGIGEIVEKFNEPLIDFEVITPDIQISTPAVYRYYREHLYAPIAPEEASRLESTPSRAILAAMCPKEANDLYRSALGCYPELSEKKGWFFSGSGSSFFRIKEDTHG